A segment of the Bacillota bacterium genome:
CGGATTGCTGGGGCGTTTGCGTCTGGACTGCCGACGGTTGCGGGTTTGCCGGACCCGGCCCGACTATCTCTCCGAACAAGGAGTCTATCGCCTTCTGAACGGCGGGAATGACGGCCTCCTTGCACCAGGGAATGACGGTCTTCTCGCACCACGGTAAGAGTGACTTCTCGCGCCATTCCGCTAGAGACGAGAAGCCCTTCTCGGCAATGCTGGACACATCGTCGCCACTTACGCGCGACCCACACAGCAGCACGGCGATAACCATGCCTATGAACAAACCCTTCCTCACCGCTTCACCCCTTTTACTTGGTCAGACCGAACCACATCTTGACCTCGGCGGTCCCCCACTCGTGAAGAGTTGCGCTGCGCTTATTCGTCTCGGTTTCGGTGGTTGTTCTCTCCTCGGGTATGCCCCACATGTTGACGAGGCTTACCATTCCCGCAGAACCAGCGTACATGAGAGCGGCTCCTGTCACGCCGGCGCCGGCAATTTTGAGAGCGGCTTTGGATCCTTCAGATGCAATAACGTTGCGAAGGGCCAGGGCCTTGCTTGCAAAGGGCACCGTTGCATCGTTCAGGCCTATCGCCGCCACCACGTCCTTGGCGGTTGACGATAGGATGGCTGTGGACAAATGCGTACCGTGCAACACGCTCATCGCAGAGGCTCCAGCGCCGGCTGCGGCAACAAGACATGTGCCCAGTAGAGCATGTTGGTACCGCCCATACGGGCGCAGCGGGCGCTGCTTCACTACCTCCGCCTTGTGTTTCAATACCCTGTAGGCCTTGTAGCCGGTCACAATCAGCCACCCCAACCCCAGAGTAACGGCCACTGGAGCAAAACCGAAGGACGTACCCGCGGCAATTGCGGCCGCCGCCAGACGTACTCCCGCCGCCGCGGCTCCCGCAAGCACTACTCCTATAGCCGGTTGCACAACGCGATTCAAGAATTGTCTTTCTCTTGCAGTATACTTTTCGTAAATGCCTCGTTCCTTCCAGAACTCGTATCGGGCCGCAGGGTCCCGGAGGTTAGCCTCCCCCGAAACCGTGGCGTCCCATGTCGCGTCGACCACATCGGCGAATCCCCTGATGAATAGCTGGGTCGTGTTTATCGCCCTGTTCAGCAGGCTAACCGTCTGCCCAGATTCCCTCGTTGATTGCTCAAGCGAAGAAGGGGCAAGACAATCCCCAACGATGCGGGTTGTCTTGGTTACCGTTTCAACATAGACAGATTCGGGGCCGATAACGTAATACGGGACTGTCAGTCTTCTCCCATCTTCGAGCCTGTGTTCCGTTATTATTGTCTTTGCCGACCCTTCCGCTGGCTGAGCGACGATGACTACCAGCAGGGCGACCACAACGACGAGCGCCGTGCCTTTCACCGGTGCCACCCCCTTCCGATTTCTATGAATTGACGAAGCCCCCCTGGTAATCCAGGGGGGCTTCTCTAGCAGCCGTATGGGTATTCTTTTGGGGACATCTTGTGTCTCAACCAGAGCAGAAGGTAGTAGTCGAGATCCAGGTCGTGCTTTGAGAGCCTCACTAGGCCCAGGGCACAGCCTGTGGCCAGACAGATCAACCCCACGGGATACGCGACTTCGCCTACTCGAGGCACCAAGGCTTGCACCGCCGCAATACCGCTGAACAGCCCGAGACCAATGTGAGCTGCCTGCCGAAGGGACACCTTGCCTCCTATGATCTTGGGCTCCTCGGTGAGAACAATCGGGACCTTGTACACCCTCACAAGCCCACCACCAGGCCCCGGAGCCAAGTTGCGATCACGTACGCGCCAAACGTGATGAAGGCCCCGATGAGAGCGAACTTCAGTCCCTCCATCCCTTCCATCCGGGTCCTGGGGCTCGGAGAGGCGAGCCTCCAGCCGTTCAAAGCCAATGACCCCACAACCCAGATGCCGCCGGCCGCCATGAGGAAGTTCAACACCTTCTGAGCAAGGGTGATGATCTTCTGGAACCCTTTCTTGTCCGCCGGCAGGCCCGGATCCCCGGTCTCCGGGTCCGGCTCCAGGTCCTCGGCGAATGCAATACCCACTATCCCGACAAGTGTCGCAAGAACCAGAACCACCAGTATGGCCCGCTTAAAACCGAATTTCCACATTATCTCATTTCCCCTCCTTGTTTCAGGCTTCGTGTCGTAACCGCCGCATCGCTTTCCCCAGACAGCCTGTGTTACCAATTCACCCGCCTCGGCTCCGGTAAGTGGCCCTGTTTTCTGCGATGCCGTAGGCCCATTCAAACGCTACGGGTTTCCTATGCATCCACTCTGTCTCGCGAGGCCTTTCGAGCATGACCAGCAGATACTCATCTGCGGCGGCCAGCTGTACAAGACGGTGCCGTTCCGCGAGATCGGCGACATCAATGACGAGGCAGTAACGCCTGGACAGATATGGTCTCAGCCCCCTTCCCGCTTGCTGGATGTACAGACTCTGGGATTTCATCGGCCTTGCCAACACTATACAGTCAGTCAATGGAAGGCTGGTCAAAGCCTTCCGTTAAGACCCCGCAATTCGCGACGACTTGAATCGTCCCGGATTTCAGACCTTGAAGGATAGTCCGGCGTTTTGCGCGCCCCATCAACGAAGGCGCTCGGCACGCCCTCCGCCACGCACGAACAACGCTCTCCGTCCGCAACTCGGTCACCAAAGGCCAGCGAGGGCAGAGACTGAGGCGACGGCCAGAAACGGGAAGAACGGGGTGACTTCCCGGCGCGCCTCGAGACCGTTTTTCAGCACAACCAGCAGGCCCCAGAGACCTAGCCCTATGACGGCTGCGAAAAACATGTCGAGCCAATCGGATCCAAGCCAGATCCCGAGCATGCCCAATGCCTTTGCGTCACCCATGCCAAAACTCCAGTCTCCATACAATGAGTCGCCAATCAACACCAGCGCGACCCCGACGAGGAGCCCCAATAGACCCCATAGCAGCACGGGCAGTATCCCGGCCTTTAGAGATCGCACCACCAACCCCGAAAGGAGCCCGAGCAGTACAAACCCGTCGGGTATCTCAAACGCGATGAGGTCTGCCGTCGAGCAACCGGAAAGACAAAACAGCAGAGGGATGTACTCCATACTCAATCCGTTGCGACAGAGAATGAACGCGCATAACATCGAAATGCAGGCGCCAAGGCATGTCCGGTGAACTTTGGCCTCGTCTCTTTTCAGGCGCCATCCGCATGCAAATCCCGCTAGGGCCGACACATACAAAGCGAAGGATGTTAGGAGCATCGATGAATTCCCCCTTGCCCGCTGTCTCTTGAGTAAGGCGCCCGGTGCTTGGCCGGTACGCCCGTACCGTCCGAGCGAGATGAATTAGTCGACTCTTGCCCCGAGCACTTCTCTGAGAAACTTCGACCCTGCGGGGAACAGAGACATCACAAGAATGACTACCGTGGGGACGGCGATGGTTAGGGCACCGGTGAGGATCATCTCTCTTATTGAAAGGGGTCTCGTAAGAAGCTCCAGCAAGATGGCATCCCTCCTTTCTTCAGACGGCCAACCTCTGAACCACGGCAGAGGAGATGCGTTTCTTCCATCTTGCGATTTCGGGATGTTGTAATCGTGACTCACCCGTGTGCGCCTTGCGCGAGTCTCTATCCCGACGTTACACCGGGTTTGTTTGTCGCGGCGAGCATCGCCTCTAGTTCATTCGCCAGCCCGGAGTGTGGCATGTACCGGGCCATCGTATCTGCGACACTTGGGCCATGCGACACCTTCGCACCTCCCCAACAGACACACAAGGCGCAGAGAGCATCTGCGCCTTGTCTTCCGTCAATGCCTACTTCCCTTTTCGCGCGACGGTCTTCCGCCCTGGAGCAACACGGAGGTGCCGTTGCGCAGACACACTCACCGTCCAGCCTGCTTCCCGAAGCTTTCTGAGCGTTTCAGCCGGAGTATTCCTTCCCGCTTGGATCGCCCGGTGAATCTGCGCGCAAGCCGCGGCCGGCTCGCTAATCTGAATGCCGTCCGGCCAAGAGGCCGCGCAGTATACGCTTTCGTCGAGAGGCTTGGGGAATTTCCTGGGCGCATCTACCCCTTTTCGCAGAAGGTCCGCGATCTCGTCCGCGGCGGCTCTGTCGATGAAGTGTGGGAGCCACGGCCGCGTGATCAGCCCTTGCCCCATTCCCAGGATCTCCTGGTCTTGACAGCCAAGCTCTTCAGCAAGTGCTCCGACAACCGCCTCGATCCCTCCGGGCGCCAGGGAGACGAGGCACCTGTCCCGCTCCGGTGCGCCCTCGATGGGTAAAAGGCCGGGGAGCACTAACCAGACCGGGTGCCTCGGTCGTCTCAGGCCATAAAGTCCCGGCGGAAGTAAGAACCTCTCGCCCCGCGCGTCGTCTGCCTCGGCAATATAGTTGGCGACCATTGCCCACACGGAATAAGAACTGCGCATGTATTCGTCAGCAGGGATCAGGCGCTCGCCCATCGCTACGACACCGGCGACATCCCCGGGGAGATAGTCGAGAATCGTCTCAATAGTGCTTTGCAGACTTCGCCGGGCCCGCGCGAAGAGCGCGGCGTCCGGGCGGAGCCTTATGGGAAAGCACACCGGAAGGAGCGTTAGGCCGCCCTCTGCGCCTTTTCCTCCGCGAGCATCTCGAGTAGTTTCTCCTTCAGCCACGTCCAGGCTTCACCTCCAGATTCTTTGACCCTGACAACGGAATCCAAGAGACTCTTGACTCGCGGGAGGTCCGAAGGTGGGAGGCGAACTGCCCCTTCTACACCTGTCTTGGCATCCGCGGCCTTCTCTCTCTTGATTGCATCGCCCAATTCTCTCGTTGACCACCCGTTGGTTACGGCCTTGTCGATCCAATCGGCTGGAGCGTCGGTCTTTGCAGCCAGCCTATGATGATACCAGCTCAAATCCTTTGCGCGAAGATGCTCCTCGGGAAACGCCTCGAAGGTCTTGGCGATCTCGCGAACCTGGGCGGAGGAACACCCGAGAGCCGAAGCGATGGACGCGCTTTTGAGCCTCCTCACCCGGAGGAGGTACGCCAGGAGGCGGCCCATCTCCCACCGCGAGTCATCTTGATCCTCCATCTCGGTGGCTACCCGCTGATAGATCTCTTCCAAGGACAAGGGAACAAGATCCCGATAATACTGAGGCGGCTCGAAAGGAGCATCCGATAGCGCCAATCCGATGCGAACGCAGACTTCCTCGGTGGTGAGCCCCTCACGTCTGGCCACTATGGCAACCAGAAGACCGATAGAAAGTCTGCCATCGTGCTTTGCTCTGTGGCACTTGCCGCACAATTGGATCTGGTTCTCCCTAATGTCCGCTCCACCGAGGCTCCTGGCCCGGATATGGTCGGGGTCGCCTTGAGCTGGCGAACCGCACAGCTCACAGTATGCTTTCCTGCATTCCTGGATTGTCTTCGGGCTGCGAATCATCACCGGTTTCTCCAGCATGCGATCCTGTCGACCTCCTTTTCCTCCGCCTTCTGCGCTCGCCCTTGGAGTCAGGTTGTCCCTCCCCCAATTCGTCGAGGGTCGAGACTTCGTACATCTTCAGCGACGCCCGATCAAGGTAGAGACGTATTACCCCTCCTGAAGGTGAGTGTCTCGCCTTCACCACCCTTATCCTATGGGTACTGGCCTGGCTCTGATCGCTTTCTTCCTCGATGAATAGGGCGACATCGGCCTCCCGAAGCATGCCTCTCGAGCCCGCCAGGCGATCTGGCTCGGCGAGCTGGGCAAGCACGATGACGAACATGGAGAGTTCCTGCGCCAGACTCTTCAGTCTCTTGCACGCACGCAGAAGCAATTCCCATGACTCTTCTTCGGGATGCTCGATATCCAGTCGCTGAATGTAATCAACCACGAGGGCCTTCACACCGACGAGGGCCGCATACTCTCTGGCAAGGGCCTCCATTTCGCCGTGGGAAAGCCAGGGCATCGCGTCAGAGATGTAGAGCGCATTCCCGACGTTGCGCGTGTTTCGGACATGTTCGACCTTCTTCATATCCGAGTCGGTCGCGGTTCCGGTTCTCAGGGCGAGCAGGTTCGCATCTCCCAGCATCGCGTACAGCCTAATGGCCAGCTCCTCCCACGACATCTCTGTATTGATGTAGAGAGTCGGGGTGCCCTGGACGACCCCGAGATGCGACGCGATGTTGAGTGCTGTGGCCGTCTTGCCCTTGCCCGTCTCGGCGGCCAGAAGAATGAGATGTCCTGGCTCCGCCGACACGGCGCGAGTCAACCTCTCGAGACCGAGGTCGAGGATCATTGGACCCCCGCCGTGGCGCGCGTTGATCGCCTTGAACGCGCCCTCTAACCACTCCTCGGGGGACTTTACCGGACTGGCGTCGCCAGGCACAATGATCTTTGCCGCGGACTGAACGAATCTCTCGAGGAATTTTTCCGGCTGAATCCGCGGATTGCGCTGGAGCGCTCGTAAGGCGCTCTCGCAAAGGCGCCTCGCTTCTCGCAAGCCGGACTCTGCCTTGACCTTGCGATACAGGTCGCCCAAGTCCTCGAACTGGGGAACATCGACGGCCGGCTCAAACTCCTCGGGAAGCTTCCCCGTGGCGTTCAGTGTTTTCCAGATGGCCCGGTTCCGCTCATCAGAGAAATCCTTCGCCTGGAGGCGGTATCGCAGGAAGGCCAAAGCCGCCGCGCTTGATGCGGCGGCGGTCAACAGGGCCTTCTCCGCGTTCAGGTTTTCAGCCTGCGTCAAGCAGCTCATCTCCTCCTCTCCGCGAAGCGGTATACATCGTTGATCCAACGATTCTGACTCCCTTGGGAACGCCTCCGTAGTGCGCGATGAGTCTACCATCGGGGCCCAGTTCAAAGAG
Coding sequences within it:
- a CDS encoding DnaB-like helicase C-terminal domain-containing protein, with the translated sequence MSCLTQAENLNAEKALLTAAASSAAALAFLRYRLQAKDFSDERNRAIWKTLNATGKLPEEFEPAVDVPQFEDLGDLYRKVKAESGLREARRLCESALRALQRNPRIQPEKFLERFVQSAAKIIVPGDASPVKSPEEWLEGAFKAINARHGGGPMILDLGLERLTRAVSAEPGHLILLAAETGKGKTATALNIASHLGVVQGTPTLYINTEMSWEELAIRLYAMLGDANLLALRTGTATDSDMKKVEHVRNTRNVGNALYISDAMPWLSHGEMEALAREYAALVGVKALVVDYIQRLDIEHPEEESWELLLRACKRLKSLAQELSMFVIVLAQLAEPDRLAGSRGMLREADVALFIEEESDQSQASTHRIRVVKARHSPSGGVIRLYLDRASLKMYEVSTLDELGEGQPDSKGERRRRRKRRSTGSHAGETGDDSQPEDNPGMQESIL
- a CDS encoding prepilin peptidase encodes the protein MLLTSFALYVSALAGFACGWRLKRDEAKVHRTCLGACISMLCAFILCRNGLSMEYIPLLFCLSGCSTADLIAFEIPDGFVLLGLLSGLVVRSLKAGILPVLLWGLLGLLVGVALVLIGDSLYGDWSFGMGDAKALGMLGIWLGSDWLDMFFAAVIGLGLWGLLVVLKNGLEARREVTPFFPFLAVASVSALAGLW
- a CDS encoding HNH endonuclease produces the protein MIRSPKTIQECRKAYCELCGSPAQGDPDHIRARSLGGADIRENQIQLCGKCHRAKHDGRLSIGLLVAIVARREGLTTEEVCVRIGLALSDAPFEPPQYYRDLVPLSLEEIYQRVATEMEDQDDSRWEMGRLLAYLLRVRRLKSASIASALGCSSAQVREIAKTFEAFPEEHLRAKDLSWYHHRLAAKTDAPADWIDKAVTNGWSTRELGDAIKREKAADAKTGVEGAVRLPPSDLPRVKSLLDSVVRVKESGGEAWTWLKEKLLEMLAEEKAQRAA
- a CDS encoding PrgI family protein, with translation MRVYKVPIVLTEEPKIIGGKVSLRQAAHIGLGLFSGIAAVQALVPRVGEVAYPVGLICLATGCALGLVRLSKHDLDLDYYLLLWLRHKMSPKEYPYGC